A genomic segment from Chlamydiota bacterium encodes:
- a CDS encoding NAD(+)/NADH kinase — protein sequence MKIAILSNPQKGRVVEVVKKILQKFLKKKGVQFFLDKHLSQALRCKELYRTDEMIQKSADLLVVLGGDGTLLHAVKRIKKPDLPILGVNLGGIGFLTDFTPDDFLKAFPEILKKNFELDPRLMLQVTYFRRQKSLGVYEVLNDVVMTKGALSRMLTLQVFINGNDLTTYKSDGLIVATPTGSTAHSLSSGGPIVAPNCDVMILTPICPHTLSNRPLVLSCHQKIRIELVSSSEMVGLTFDGQLGVEFKEGDAILIERSQRTIPLVRYRSHYFEILREKLGWRGTMGS from the coding sequence ATGAAAATAGCCATTCTTTCTAATCCTCAAAAGGGGCGGGTTGTGGAGGTTGTAAAAAAAATTCTTCAGAAATTCTTAAAGAAAAAGGGTGTTCAATTTTTTTTAGACAAGCATTTGTCTCAAGCCCTTCGCTGTAAAGAATTGTATCGGACGGATGAGATGATTCAAAAATCTGCGGATCTTTTAGTGGTTCTTGGCGGGGACGGTACTTTGCTTCATGCTGTTAAGAGAATTAAAAAGCCAGATCTTCCCATTTTAGGAGTGAATCTAGGCGGGATTGGGTTTTTAACGGACTTTACTCCGGATGATTTTCTTAAAGCTTTCCCAGAAATTTTGAAAAAAAATTTTGAACTGGATCCTCGTTTGATGCTTCAAGTGACTTATTTTCGAAGGCAAAAATCTCTGGGAGTGTATGAAGTTCTCAATGATGTTGTGATGACCAAGGGAGCGCTTTCACGCATGCTCACTTTACAAGTTTTTATCAATGGGAATGATTTAACAACCTATAAATCAGATGGGTTGATTGTTGCAACCCCTACGGGTTCTACAGCTCATTCATTATCCAGTGGCGGGCCTATCGTTGCTCCAAATTGTGATGTGATGATTTTGACTCCGATTTGTCCCCATACTTTATCCAATCGGCCTTTGGTTCTTTCTTGCCATCAGAAAATCCGGATTGAACTTGTGTCAAGCTCAGAAATGGTGGGACTTACCTTCGATGGACAGTTGGGTGTGGAATTCAAAGAGGGAGACGCGATTCTGATTGAAAGGAGTCAAAGAACCATTCCTTTAGTTCGATATCGTTCACACTATTTTGAAATTCTTCGGGAGAAGTTAGGCTGGAGAGGGACGATGGGGAGTTAG